CTGCAGACaacacaccttgtttgttatctttattttataaatgcacaacgTTTTGTTGTTATTTCTGTATACAAAAGTACCCCCAACATTGCacattttctttgtctccctaattaaacacatctgattcaagtCATCAGCTCATTATCACATGTGTTTGACGGGAGACAAAGAAAATGTTTAGTGttgggggtactccaggacaggtttgggaaccactgtacTATACTTTACAAAAGCTTGATgtgaataatataaatgtaacaaataaatgtaactgtaaccaCTGTACCAagcaatgctgttctttcaatttatccccaaaaaaagaaaaaaatatctcagcttttttcaatattactaataaaaataatgatgataattttttgtagaaaatcagattgttaaaaggatttctgaaggattgtgtgactgtagcaatgatgcaaaaaaattcagctttgaaagtcagctttgattgttcttaATAAACTGTGTGATCACTCTCTCCACCAcaatgtgttttatggccttttaaaatttaaaatttttaacattGTTATATACAACCACCCAtaatttgttttttcttctcaaaatcaCAATCATGTACGTAtgtgctgctcacatattattatagccaagtttgtgctgattacattgatattagactttagtcattagatgtttataagtaactgaaaaaaagcacaaatgtcagggcatgacaaaacttctccaggacccaaaaaatacccttagacctctaaacacttacagagcttttctgcagttgatcacagctggtatcagtcttctTCTCCCCTCATTTGATGTGTTATATTTCTTAAGGTCCAGCTCATCCAACACCTCCTCTGATAACTGAAGCATGTAGGCGACTGTTGAGCAGTGAGAAGGAGATAGTTTCttctctgagtgtttgtctgatttcacaaactcctgaatctctctggacagagtctgatctttcacttcaagcagacagaggaacagattgatggatctttcAGTGGAGAGTCCATGTCCATCTTTAATCTTATCTTTAATGTACTGTGTGATTTCTCTGATGGtctctgagctgttctctgtttgtgtcagtagatcctgtaagagtctctgattggattCCAGAGAGATGCCCAGCAGGAACCGTAGGAACAAATCCAGCTGTCCATTCTCAATCTCAATGGCTTTGTCCACTACTCTTTCATGGAGTTTGTGCAGTGAATCAAAACTTGCTAGTGTAGTGCTACTTATGTGGTAGTAAAACACATAGAAAGCAGCAAGAAACTCCTGAACGCTCAGATGAATAAAGctgtagactttcctctgatgaaGCACAGATTCCTCtttaaagatctcagtgcaaatcccagaatacactgagaCGTCAGTGACATCTATGGtgctctcaatcaggtcctcctcatagaacatcacattgcccttcatcagctgtctgaaagccacttcagcaagtttcaGAAACACTTCTCTGTTGGGCTGCAGGAGTATATCTGaatctctctcttcatacttctgcttcctagtgttgatctgaatcagcaggaagtggatgtacatttcagtaaaagtttgagggatttctgctctcagatcttcttccaggagattctgaagcacagtggatgagatccagcagaagacggggatgtggcacatgatgtggaggcttcttgctcttctgatgtgtgagatgattctgatggcttgatgctcatcactgaatctcttcctgaaatattcctccttctgaggctcagtgaatccctgaatttctgtcagacggtggatgtattcggaggggatctgattggctgctgctggtctggaggtgatccagatgagagcagagggaagcagctctcctttGATGAGGCTTGACATCAATACACCCACTGATGAAgtctcagtcacatcacaaactttctgagcgtctgaaaacctcagtgtgattctgctttcatccagaccatcaaagatgaaaacaactttacactcctcataaatctgtgagtccagatcttgaagttcaggatgaaagtccagcagaagtctgtgaagactgtactcatgatctcggatcaagttcagctctcgaaatggaagcacaaacatgaaatctacatcctgattggcttttccctcggcccagtccagaatgaacttctgcacagagacggtttttccgattccagcgatgcctttagtaagaacagtcttgatctgctctttctcctcGGATCCTGCTTCAGGTGAAGCTTTAAAGATGTAATTGCAGTCAATTTGAGTGTTTTGTGGGTGATTtgttctggctgttttctccatctgtaaaacctcatgttcttcattcactccttctctctctccctctatgatgtagagctgtgtgtagatcCTGTTCAGGAGGGTTTCCTTCTCTTGGAGTTTGCTTCCTTCAAATAATTTTTCATACCtttttttcatgttgattttgtgCTGGTCTTTGACTGTCTTCTGGTCTCCAGTCTCTAGTATTTGTGTCTGCAGGATTTCTTTACTTCTTTTCTCTCTGATTTGAGTCTGATAATGGTATGTAGAGGATGGCAAATATCGGCTTGGCTCATATATCTCTTTCCTGTTTCAATAATACAATGACAGTGATTacaatgatattatattatattgaaaaaattataatattcgtTACCAGATGTGATTTCAAAGCAAATGCAAGTATGAATGTATATTTAATGTTACTTCATTGAGTCTATTTAGTCACTAATCATATGAAACCTTTGACATTTTCTGGATCCTATTGGGCAGAGTGTGTCTGTTTCTGATCGGTCTTCCCCATGTTAATTGTATATTTAGAGTATATAAGAGTATTTTGTGTTAAATAGGATAGGTTCTCTGTGAGATGGTTTCTCAGGAATGCCTCTGGATCTTGTTGACATTTATTTCCCCTTGGCATTTCTTATAACATATAGTTAAAGTTTTGTTGAggttatatttctt
This DNA window, taken from Carassius auratus strain Wakin chromosome 47, ASM336829v1, whole genome shotgun sequence, encodes the following:
- the LOC113065200 gene encoding NLR family CARD domain-containing protein 3-like isoform X2 — encoded protein: MSKCISVVHTELSYCCKMPFLSFVGIRKTQRSESPEPSCVSVKSDTSMDHPFEFSDGPVTSDLLKEIYEPSRYLPSSTYHYQTQIREKRSKEILQTQILETGDQKTVKDQHKINMKKRYEKLFEGSKLQEKETLLNRIYTQLYIIEGEREGVNEEHEVLQMEKTARTNHPQNTQIDCNYIFKASPEAGSEEKEQIKTVLTKGIAGIGKTVSVQKFILDWAEGKANQDVDFMFVLPFRELNLIRDHEYSLHRLLLDFHPELQDLDSQIYEECKVVFIFDGLDESRITLRFSDAQKVCDVTETSSVGVLMSSLIKGELLPSALIWITSRPAAANQIPSEYIHRLTEIQGFTEPQKEEYFRKRFSDEHQAIRIISHIRRARSLHIMCHIPVFCWISSTVLQNLLEEDLRAEIPQTFTEMYIHFLLIQINTRKQKYEERDSDILLQPNREVFLKLAEVAFRQLMKGNVMFYEEDLIESTIDVTDVSVYSGICTEIFKEESVLHQRKVYSFIHLSVQEFLAAFYVFYYHISSTTLASFDSLHKLHERVVDKAIEIENGQLDLFLRFLLGISLESNQRLLQDLLTQTENSSETIREITQYIKDKIKDGHGLSTERSINLFLCLLEVKDQTLSREIQEFVKSDKHSEKKLSPSHCSTVAYMLQLSEEVLDELDLKKYNTSNEGRRRLIPAVINCRKALLADCNLTAQDCEIVSLSIQSSNSALRELDLSNNDLQDSGVKLLSDGLKSPNCQLQILRLSGCMVTEEGCGYLSSAMRSNPSHLRELDLSYNHPGQSGVQLLKHKLQDPDYKLQILNLDHGGHFRVRPGLRK
- the LOC113065200 gene encoding NLR family CARD domain-containing protein 3-like isoform X1 encodes the protein MSKCISVVHTELSYCCKMPFLSFVGIRKTQRSESPEPSCVSVKSDTSMDHPFEFSDGPVTSDLLKEIYEPSRYLPSSTYHYQTQIREKRSKEILQTQILETGDQKTVKDQHKINMKKRYEKLFEGSKLQEKETLLNRIYTQLYIIEGEREGVNEEHEVLQMEKTARTNHPQNTQIDCNYIFKASPEAGSEEKEQIKTVLTKGIAGIGKTVSVQKFILDWAEGKANQDVDFMFVLPFRELNLIRDHEYSLHRLLLDFHPELQDLDSQIYEECKVVFIFDGLDESRITLRFSDAQKVCDVTETSSVGVLMSSLIKGELLPSALIWITSRPAAANQIPSEYIHRLTEIQGFTEPQKEEYFRKRFSDEHQAIRIISHIRRARSLHIMCHIPVFCWISSTVLQNLLEEDLRAEIPQTFTEMYIHFLLIQINTRKQKYEERDSDILLQPNREVFLKLAEVAFRQLMKGNVMFYEEDLIESTIDVTDVSVYSGICTEIFKEESVLHQRKVYSFIHLSVQEFLAAFYVFYYHISSTTLASFDSLHKLHERVVDKAIEIENGQLDLFLRFLLGISLESNQRLLQDLLTQTENSSETIREITQYIKDKIKDGHGLSTERSINLFLCLLEVKDQTLSREIQEFVKSDKHSEKKLSPSHCSTVAYMLQLSEEVLDELDLKKYNTSNEGRRRLIPAVINCRKALLADCNLTAQDCEIVSLSIQSSNSALRELDLSNNDLQDSGVKLLSDGLKSPNCQLQILRLSGCMVTEEGCGYLSSAMRSNPSHLRELDLSYNHPGQSGVQLLKHKLQDPDYKLQILNLDHGGHFRVRPGLRKCKPSLTDKHILVGGDVIHILMTLISHADIYKL